A stretch of the Rhinoderma darwinii isolate aRhiDar2 chromosome 3, aRhiDar2.hap1, whole genome shotgun sequence genome encodes the following:
- the LOC142750311 gene encoding histone H2A-like, with translation MSERESLRGKRRATARSRTSRAGLKFPVGHIHRFLRKRNYGRRFSSVAPVFLAAVMEYMTADILVGSGIAALRRNSCRITPRHLQLAMHRDVELDELLKNVIVAQGGIVPKIQAEPRWYVQINQRSPGI, from the coding sequence atGTCAGAAAGAGAAAGTCTGAGAGGAAAGAGAAGAGCCACAGCCAGGAGCAGAACATCCAGGGCTGGCCTGAAGTTTCCAGTCGGCCATATACACCGCTTTCTGAGGAAACGGAACTATGGCAGACGCTTCAGTTCTGTTGCTCCAGTGTTCCTGGCCGCTGTGATGGAGTATATGACTGCAGATATCCTGGTTGGCTCCGGCATCGCAGCCCTACGTCGTAATAGCTGCCGCATTACACCTCGTCACCTACAGCTGGCAATGCATCGAGATGTGGAGCTGGACGAGCTGCTTAAAAATGTCATCGTAGCGCAGGGGGGCATCGTGCCTAAGATCCAGGCCGAGCCCCGCTGGTACGTCCAGATAAACCAACGCTCTCCAGGCATCTAA